ACATTGGTTAAACTGTGTTGTTTTATACTGGTGGCAGCTGTTTCGGGAGGCATATCTGGGGCATATATAGCAAATAAGAAGGAAAGTACCAAAATCTATACGCCTGATAATCAGTTATTGGTGGAATCTAATAAAGGCAATAAAAAACAAGAAGATACATCTGAAGATAATATATATACAAATTCTATATCGAAAGTAGCACAAACGGTAGGTTTATCTGTAGTTGGTATAAGCAATAAGGCAGAAGGATATTTTGGATTAGAGGATATGGGAAGTGGATCGGGTATAATAGTTGATTCAAATGGATATATAGCCACTAATTATCATGTAATAGAAGGGGCAGATAAGGTTACAGTAAGACTTTCAAGTGGAAGGATTCTAGATGCATCTATATTGGGAGTTAATCAGCAGGCCGATTTAGCTGTAATAAAGGTGGATGCTAAAAATCTTCCTGTAGTTAAATTTGGAGATTCTTCAGAGGTAAAAGTAGGTGATATTGTAATTGCCGTAGGGAATTCTCTAGGTCAGGAGTTTCCAAGTGTTACTGCAGGTATAATAAGTGCATTAAATAGAAAAATAGAGTATAATGGAACTGTATACAAAGTTATTCAAACAGATGCGGCTACAAATCCCGGAAATAGCGGAGGCGCTCTTTGTAATATAAAAGGTTATGTTATAGGTATTAATACTTTGAAGATAGGTTCTGATTCCAATGTAGAGGGTATAAGTTTTGCAATAAATATAAATGATGCTAAAAATATAATAAAATCCCTTATGAGTTATGGGGAAGTTTCAAAGCCTTACTTGGGCATATATGGTGAAAGTGTAACATCACAGAATAATAATGTTCAAGGGGTGTACATACAACAGGTGGAGAAAGATAGTGGTGCTGCAGCTTCAGGTATAAAACCTACGGATATATTGACAGAAATAGATGGTAAGAAGGTAAAGAGTTTATCAGATATAGAAGGGATACTGCAAGGACATAAGGTAGGAGATAAGGTTTTAGGGAAGATATGGAGAAATGGTAAAATCATAGAAATAGAAATAGTTCTTTCTGAAAATAAAGAAAGTGAATAATAAAGAGACTATTGTAAGTCTCTTTATTATTTATGTTTTTT
This genomic interval from Clostridium kluyveri contains the following:
- a CDS encoding S1C family serine protease, with amino-acid sequence MNDNNRYDDIKDVYWEKVDADSGKIKFINMNRRSTVRTLVKLCCFILVAAVSGGISGAYIANKKESTKIYTPDNQLLVESNKGNKKQEDTSEDNIYTNSISKVAQTVGLSVVGISNKAEGYFGLEDMGSGSGIIVDSNGYIATNYHVIEGADKVTVRLSSGRILDASILGVNQQADLAVIKVDAKNLPVVKFGDSSEVKVGDIVIAVGNSLGQEFPSVTAGIISALNRKIEYNGTVYKVIQTDAATNPGNSGGALCNIKGYVIGINTLKIGSDSNVEGISFAININDAKNIIKSLMSYGEVSKPYLGIYGESVTSQNNNVQGVYIQQVEKDSGAAASGIKPTDILTEIDGKKVKSLSDIEGILQGHKVGDKVLGKIWRNGKIIEIEIVLSENKESE